In the genome of Apodemus sylvaticus chromosome 2, mApoSyl1.1, whole genome shotgun sequence, one region contains:
- the LOC127678161 gene encoding taste receptor type 2 member 116-like produces the protein MNGVLQITFIVILSVEFIIGIFGNGFIAVVNIMDLVKGRMFSSVDHILTALAISRIALLWLVLVSWCLSMHDPVHWMTRKIIGIIHTIWTTFNQSSLWFVTSLSIFYFFKIANFSNPIFLYLKIRVKKVMIGTLIMSLVLLCLNITIINAPENMLFIEYDVTMSKSLLLNNTQLCMLFAFANTMFGFIPFAVSLVTFLLLVFSLWKHQRKMQHRAQGCRDISTDAHIRALQTLIASIFLYSIFFLSFVLKVWSSLLLERTLLLLITQAARTAFPSVHSWVLILGNAKLRKASLSVLLWLRCRHKEENP, from the coding sequence ATGAATGGTGTCCTACAGATCACATTTATAGTAATTCTGAGTGTAGAATTTATAATTGGCATCTTTGGCAATGGATTCATAGCTGTGGTGAACATCATGGACTTGGTCAAGGGAAGAATGTTCTCTTCAGTGGATCATATCCTCACTGCTCTGGCCATCTCCAGAATTGCACTGTTGTGGTTAGTATTAGTGAGCTGGTGCCTATCTATGCATGACCCAGTACATTGGATGACTAGAAAAATTATTGGCATAATACACACTATATGGACAACATTCAACCAAAGCAGTCTCTGGTTTGTTACAAGTCTcagcatcttttatttttttaagatagcaaatttttccaacccaattttcctttatttaaagaTAAGAGTTAAAAAAGTAATGATAGGGACATTGATAATGTCTTTAGTTCTCTTGTGCTtaaatattactattattaatgcACCTGAAAACATGTTATTCATAGAATATGATGTAACTATGTCTAAAAGCTTGCTCTTGAATAACACACAGCTTTGTATGCTGTTTGCATTTGCTAACACTATGTTTGGGTTCATACCTTTTGCTGTTTCACTAGTCACTTTTCTTCTACTTGTTTTCTCACTGTGGAAACATCAGAGGAAGATGCAACACAGAGCCCAAGGATGCAGAGACATCAGCACTGATGCCCACATCAGAGCCTTGCAGACTTTGATTGCTTCCATCTTCCTGTAttccattttcttcctgtcttttgtTCTCAAAGTTTGGAGTTCTCTGCTTCTGGAGAGAACACTGCTGCTTTTGATCACACAGGCTGCAAGAACTGCTTTTCCCTCAGTGCACTCCTGGGTCCTGATTCTGGGCAATGCTAAGCTGAGAAAGGCTTCTCTCTCTGTACTCCTGTGGCTGAGGTGCAGgcacaaagaagaaaacccttGA